GACCATAAAGATATATTGGATGAGTTGTCTGCCGAAGTCTGGGAGGAATCCGTCAGCCAGCAGCCTGTTACTGACTTGGAGCGTGAGAAGTATAAAAAGGAGGCTCGCCAGTTGCTGAAACATATTGAACATAAGAAACGTACCTGGTTTCGTCGGGTAATGACGATTGCAGCCAGTGTGGCGGCTGTAATAGCCATCGTGACAGGAAGTATCAGTTATTTCCGGTATATGAGTGAGCAGCAGATAACTTTCGCTGAAATCTCAACCTCTTTTGGAGAGAAGAAACGGGTGGAATTACCGGACGGAACTATATTAGTGTTGAACTCTTGTTCACAAGTACGTTATCCTGATTCTTTTCAAGGGGATATCCGGAAAGTGGAACTGGAAGGAGAAGGATATTTCAGGGTTGCCCATAATGAAGATATGCCGTTTATTGTACAGACGAAGCGACTGGATGTTCGTGTTTTGGGAACCCGGTTTGATGTAAAATCTTACTCTACGGATGAAATCGTATCGGTAAGTGTAGAGAGTGGCAAAGTACAGGTTGATCTGCCGGAAGCAATGATGCGATTGACTGCAAAAGAACAAGTTCTGATAAATACCGTTTCCGGTGAATATAGTAAGAAGAAGGAAGAACGTGGGGTAGCAGTCTGGATCAAGGGAAGCCTGCGTTTTAACAGTACTCCGATCCGGGATGTGGCAAAAGAACTGGAACGTGTTTATAATTGTCAGATAACCTTTGCTTCCGGACAGGAATTTGATAATCTGATTACCGGTGAACATGACAATAAGAGTCTGGAGTCCGTACTTAAATCCATCGAATTTATCAGTGATATCAATTATAAGAAAGAAGGCAGGAATATACTTCTTTATAAAAAATGAGAATTAAAAAATAGATCAATGTTTAACCCGTTAATAAGGACAGAATGAAAGCATCACCCTCATAGAAACTCCCTAAAAAGATAGAAGCACTCCTAAGGAATGCTTCTATCCGCAACCCGGACGGATATTCATTCGCTTCGACCCAAATGAATAACGTATCGCACGTTGCTTGTTTTTAATAACTTTAGTCAATTACTAAAACGCACAAATTTATGAATAATCTTCTTATTTGTAAAGGAAAAAGTAGAAATAGCTGCTCGTTTTTAGCTTTTTTACTATTCACCTTCCTTTTAGTTGCTCCGACTGCTGCTCAGACATTGAAAGAGAACAACATTACGCTCCGTGTACAAAACGAGCCGGTAGAAAATGTTTTCAATAAAATCAGTGAACAGACCAACTTTAAATTTATCTACGATCAGGAAACGGTAAATAACGCTCCGCATGTTTCTTTTGATGTAAAAAACGCTACGCTTAAACAAATTCTGGGAGTGATAACTACTCAGTCAAAACTTTATTTCAATAGGACCGATAATACAATTGCTGTCAGTAAACAGCCGCTTAAAGAAGAAAGCGCTCAACGTACACGTACCGTTCAGGGAGTGGTCGTAGATGATAAGGGAGAGCCAGTTATTGGTGCCAGTGTCCAGATCAAAGGAGAGGGCAGTGGTACGATTACCGATATGGACGGACGATATTCGTTGATGAATGTACCGGAATCGGCTACATTGACAATTTCCTATATTGGCTATAAGACCGTCAGCCTTTCTGCAAAAGATAAGAATACGGCTAAGATTACGTTGACCGAAGACAGCAAGATGATCGATGAAGTAGTAGTGGTAGGATATGGTGTACAGCGGAAACGGGATGTGTCTACTTCCATCTCTTCCGTGAAAGCCGAGCAGATTGCGGAGGTTTCTGCTTCCGACTTTCGTCAGGCATTAGCTGGAAAGATGCCGGGAGTGCAAGTGACTCAGCCGAGCGGTGACCCGGAAGGAAGTGTCAGTATCCGTGTTCGTGGTATCAGTACAGTCAATGCGGGGAGTGATCCTCTCTATATCATTGACGGTGTACCTGTGGAGCGTGGCTTTGCCAATCTGAATAATAATGATGTCGAGTCGGTAGAGGTACTTAAAGATGCTTCGTCTGCTGCGATTTATGGTAGCCGCGGATCAAATGGTGTAATTATTATCACTACCAAACAAGGGCAGTCGGAAAAAATGAAAGTACAATATGATGGATATTATGGTATCCAGAGTATTTCGAAAAAACTTCCGATGTTGAATGCTTATCAGTTTGCGGAGTTTGCCAAAGACGGGCATGATAATTCTTATCTGGATGCTAATCCCGGTGGTTCACCTAATGACCCTAATGGTATGCGTCCGAATTCATGGGAACGGATTCCTACAGAACTTTTTCCTTATCTGAACGGCGATCAGGGATTAACGGACACAGACTGGCAGGATGCAATTTTCCGTAGTGCGGCTACAACCAGCCATAATGTTTCTATCTCCGGCAGAGGAAAGACCGTTGGTTATTTTATTTCTGCCAATTATTATGATAAAGAAGGTATTATCATCAATTCTGATTTCAAGAAATATAGCATGCGTATGAATCTGGACGGAAAATATAAAAGACTGAAATTCGGTCTTAATTTCTCTCCTTCTTATTCGACTTCCAATCGGGTGGATGCTTCCGGATCGAATGGTATTGTTCAGTCGGCCTTGATGATGCCTCCTGTGTGGCCGGTATATAATTCCGACGGTAGTTATAACTATCAGGGAAATGGCTATTGGAGAATTGGCAATGACTATCAGCACAATGCGGTATTAAACCCTGTGGCAATGGCCAATCTACAATCGGACGTAGTAGACCGTATGGCAATTGTAGGGAAAGTCTTTGCCGAACTGGAACTTTTCAAGGGACTTACTTATAATATTTCTTTCGGTGGTGATTATTATGGTTCTCATAATGATCAGTATCGTTCGTCAGAACTACCCTTACTGGGCCAGAAATATTATGATATCAAGTCGAACCCTACTGCATACAGCTCCTCCGGTTTTTATTTTAATTGGCTGATTGAGAATAAGATTAATTATAATACAGTGATTAATGAAGATCATTCGATTAATGCGGTTCTGGTGCAATCTGCACAAAAAGAAACTTATAAAGGAGATAATGTGACGGCTACCGATTTTCCGAATGATTATATACAGACGATCTCCGGTGGAACAGTTATAAAGGGGGCGTCTGATAAGACCCAATGGTCGATTGCTTCCTATCTGGCTCGTGTGCAATATAGTTATAAAGGTAAATATATGGCTTCCGGAGCTATTCGTGCGGATGGTTCTTCCCGTTTCGGAAAAAATAACCGCTGGGGATATTTCCCGTCCGCATCATTGGCATGGAGAGTTAGCGGGGAGGATTTCTTCACGAAGGCGAAATTTCTCTCCTTTGTAGATGACTTGAAAATCAGAACCAGTTATGGTGTTACAGGTAACTTTCAGATAGGCAACTACGATCATCTATCATTGATGGCTCTTGATAATTATATACTGGGTACGGGTAACGGGCAACTGGTACAAGGTTATAAGCCCAATACAATTAAGAATGATGATTTAAGCTGGGAAAAGAATGCAATGGTCAATGTCGGTGTGGACCTGCAAATGTTCAAAGGATTATTGGGGATAACAGTTGATTACTATAATACCAATACCTCCAATATGTTGCTGAATGTTCCTGTTCCTCATCTGACTGGATACAGCACTGCCCTGATGAATATTGGAAAAGTAAATAACCGTGGTTGGGAAATAGCCTTGACATCTCAGAAAAATTTCACCAAAGACTTTGGGTATTCTTTTAATGCCAACTATGCTACGAATACCAATGAAGTAAAAGCTCTTGGTCCGGGAAATGCTCCCATTATCTCTACCGGAAGCGTAGATCATGCTTATTAT
This sequence is a window from Bacteroides thetaiotaomicron VPI-5482. Protein-coding genes within it:
- a CDS encoding FecR family protein, producing the protein MMKDTKTEKNKLRRYLDDMYIREEASQLLESMRDADHKDILDELSAEVWEESVSQQPVTDLEREKYKKEARQLLKHIEHKKRTWFRRVMTIAASVAAVIAIVTGSISYFRYMSEQQITFAEISTSFGEKKRVELPDGTILVLNSCSQVRYPDSFQGDIRKVELEGEGYFRVAHNEDMPFIVQTKRLDVRVLGTRFDVKSYSTDEIVSVSVESGKVQVDLPEAMMRLTAKEQVLINTVSGEYSKKKEERGVAVWIKGSLRFNSTPIRDVAKELERVYNCQITFASGQEFDNLITGEHDNKSLESVLKSIEFISDINYKKEGRNILLYKK
- a CDS encoding TonB-dependent receptor — encoded protein: MNNLLICKGKSRNSCSFLAFLLFTFLLVAPTAAQTLKENNITLRVQNEPVENVFNKISEQTNFKFIYDQETVNNAPHVSFDVKNATLKQILGVITTQSKLYFNRTDNTIAVSKQPLKEESAQRTRTVQGVVVDDKGEPVIGASVQIKGEGSGTITDMDGRYSLMNVPESATLTISYIGYKTVSLSAKDKNTAKITLTEDSKMIDEVVVVGYGVQRKRDVSTSISSVKAEQIAEVSASDFRQALAGKMPGVQVTQPSGDPEGSVSIRVRGISTVNAGSDPLYIIDGVPVERGFANLNNNDVESVEVLKDASSAAIYGSRGSNGVIIITTKQGQSEKMKVQYDGYYGIQSISKKLPMLNAYQFAEFAKDGHDNSYLDANPGGSPNDPNGMRPNSWERIPTELFPYLNGDQGLTDTDWQDAIFRSAATTSHNVSISGRGKTVGYFISANYYDKEGIIINSDFKKYSMRMNLDGKYKRLKFGLNFSPSYSTSNRVDASGSNGIVQSALMMPPVWPVYNSDGSYNYQGNGYWRIGNDYQHNAVLNPVAMANLQSDVVDRMAIVGKVFAELELFKGLTYNISFGGDYYGSHNDQYRSSELPLLGQKYYDIKSNPTAYSSSGFYFNWLIENKINYNTVINEDHSINAVLVQSAQKETYKGDNVTATDFPNDYIQTISGGTVIKGASDKTQWSIASYLARVQYSYKGKYMASGAIRADGSSRFGKNNRWGYFPSASLAWRVSGEDFFTKAKFLSFVDDLKIRTSYGVTGNFQIGNYDHLSLMALDNYILGTGNGQLVQGYKPNTIKNDDLSWEKNAMVNVGVDLQMFKGLLGITVDYYNTNTSNMLLNVPVPHLTGYSTALMNIGKVNNRGWEIALTSQKNFTKDFGYSFNANYATNTNEVKALGPGNAPIISTGSVDHAYYITKVGEPIGCYYLLVQDGIFSNEEELKKYPHFSNTQPGDFRFVDVDGDGVMDLDKDRTIVGNYMPDFTYGFGGKVWYKGIDLDFNFQGVYGNEILNLNRRYIDNLEGNTNGTTIALNRWKSADNPGNGQVNRANRKSKGYNGRTSTWHLEDGSYLRLQNVTLGYTLPQNLTRRFFVEKLRVYVSGQNLWTSTNYGGYNPEVNARPSNSLSPGEDYGTYPLAKTFLFGLNITL